In one Conger conger chromosome 5, fConCon1.1, whole genome shotgun sequence genomic region, the following are encoded:
- the cmtr1 gene encoding cap-specific mRNA (nucleoside-2'-O-)-methyltransferase 1 isoform X1: MRTHSHEGPLRLSALETNLNAAIMKRRGGQGDPQKRRKKRCEEPNSDEDNKSLRATSQDSSQSDSFSDAEDHRPGFSMPVLSQDAPQTEESQQDSSNKFSIYNSVSQKLMAKMGFREGEGLGKFGQGRKEIVEASTQRGRRGLGLTLQGFQGELNVDWQDEPEPSAVEQVQWFPECSTEIPDADELRDWMTVGKRKLKIEDETEFCSEDLLHSLLRCKTVFDDLEGEEMRRARTRSNAYETIRGAFFLNRAAMKMANIDHVFGYMFTNPRDTQGKPQTREREGELLYFGDVCAGPGGFSEYILWRRRWHAKGFGMTLRGPNDFKLEDFFAAPSELFEPYYGEGGVDGDGDITRPENISAFRNFVLESTERRGLHFLMADGGFSVEGQENIQEILSKQLLLCQFLTALSTLRTGGHFVCKTFDLFTPFSVGLIYLLYLCFDRLSLFKPITSRPANSERYIVCRGLKPGSDAVREYMFAVNLKLNQLRNTEMDVNEVVPLDLIKGDSEFFQHMATSNESHCAVQIKALAKIHAFVLDTNLTEAKQADIRKECLKQWGIPDKARVTPGSSDPKTKFYELMKGSDIESFNSKPTPLSSSTIDKVHHVLDYRCIVGGGEQLFLLGLGKSQIYTWDGKLPLRWKKLENKTELPRDTLLSVEIVQELKGEGKAQRRISAIHVLDALVLNGTDVRDQHFNQRIQMVEKFVRAVSKPSRPDMNPIRVKEVYRLEEMEKIFVRLEMKVTKSSGGAPRLSYTGRDDRHFLPTGLYIIKTVNDPWTMAYSKNSKRKFFFNKLTKDSTYDLPPNAVAPFHVCHFERLFWAWEDGVKVHDSQTRVDPEKLSKEDVLAFIHQHYQP, translated from the exons AtgcgcactcactcacacgaaGGACCCCTGCGACTTTCAGCGCTCGAAACAAATTTGAATGCGG CCATTATGAAGAGGAGAGGCGGGCAGGGAGACCCTcaaaagaggaggaagaagcgTTGTGAGGAGCCCAACTCTGACGAAGACAACAAATCTCTCCGGGCAACTAGTCAGG ACTCTAGTCAGAGTGACTCCTTCAGCGATGCTGAAGACCACAGACCAGGGTTCTCCATGCCTGTGCTATCCCAGGATGCACCGCAGACAGAAGAGTCACAACAGGATTCATCCAACAAGTTCTCCATCTACAACAGCGTGTCACAGAAATTAATG GCCAAGATGGGCTTCCGGGAGGGGGAGGGTCTGGGGAAGTTTGGCCAGGGGCGGAAGGAAATCGTGGAGGCATCCACCCAGCGTGGGCGCAGGGGTCTGGGCCTCACGCTGCAGGGGTTCCAGGGGGAGCTGAATGTGGACTGGCAGGATGAGCCTGAG cCCAGTGCAGTGGAGCAAGTTCAATGGTTTCCAGAATGCTCCACTGAGATCCCTGACGCAGATGAGCTGAGGGACTGGATGACTGTGGGAAAG AGAAAGTTGAAGATAGAGGATGAGACAGAGTTTTGTTCTGAAGACCTTTTGCACAGCTTGCTGCGGTGCAAG ACTGTCTTTGATGACctagagggggaggagatgcgTCGTGCTCGAACGCGGTCAAATGCTTATGAAACAATCCGCGGGGCCTTCTTCCTCAACAG AGCTGCCATGAAGATGGCCAACATCGACCATGTCTTTGGCTACATGTTCACCAACCCACGAGACACGCAAGGC AAACCACAGACGCGGGAACGAGAAGGGGAGCTGCTGTATTTCGGGGACGTGTGCGCGGGGCCTGGCGGTTTCTCAGAGTACATATTGTGGCGGAGACGCTGGCACGCGAAGGGCTTCGGGATGACGCTGCGCGGCCCGAACGACTTCAAGCTGGAGGACTTCTTCGCCGCACCCAGCGAGCTGTTTGAACCATATTACG gagagggaggtgtggatGGGGACGGTGACATCACTCGTCCAGAGAACATCAGTGCCTTCCGGAACTTTGTCTTGGAGAGCACCGAGCGGCGGGGGCTGCACTTCCTCATGGCGGACGGG GGGTTTTCGGTGGAGGGACAGGAGAACATCCAGGAAATCCTCAGCAAGCAGCTGCTACTGTGTCAGTTCCTGACAGCTCTGTCTACCCTCAGAACAG GTGGTCACTTTGTGTGCAAGACCTTTGACCTGTTCACCCCCTTCAGCGTGGGTCTGATTTACTTGCTCTACCTCTGCTTTGACCGACTCTCCCTCTTTAAGCCCATCACCAGCCGGCCCGCCAACTCTGAGAG GTACATCGTTTGCCGGGGCCTGAAGCCCGGTTCAGACGCGGTCAGGGAGTACATGTTCGCCGTGAATCTGAAGCTGAACCAGCTGAGGAACACGGAGATGGATGTCAATGAAGTGGTCCCGCTGGACCTGATCAAGGGAGACTCGGAATTCTTTCAGCACATGGCCACCTCCAACGAAAG TCACTGTGCAGTTCAGATAAAGGCCCTGGCTAAAATCCACGCCTTCGTCCTGGACAC AAATCTGACAGAGGCAAAGCAGGCTGATATTCGTAAGGAGTGTCTGAAACAGTGGGGG ATCCCTGATAAGGCTAGAGTGACTCCAGGATCTTCAGACCCCAAAACCAAATTCTACGAGCTGATGAAG GGCTCGGATATTGAGTCGTTCAACTCAAAGCCCACCCCCCTGAGCTCCAGCACAATAGACAAGGTTCACCATGTCCTGGACTACCGCTGCATTGTGGGAGGTGGCGAGCAGCTCTTTCTGCTGGGCCTAGGG AAGTCTCAGATCTACACGTGGGACGGCAAGCTGCCTCTTCGCTGGAAGAAGCTGGAGAACAAAACGGAGCTGCCCAGGGACACCCTGCTGAGCGTGGAGATTGTACAAGAGCTGAAGGGCGAG GGCAAGGCTCAGCGCAGGATCAGTGCCATCCACGTCCTGGATGCTCTGGTGCTGAACGGAACAGATGTCCGGGACCAACACTTCAACCAGCG AATCCAGATGGTAGAGAAgtttgtgagagctgtgtccaaACCCAGCCGACCGGACATGAACCCGATCAG aGTAAAGGAAGTGTACAGactggaggagatggagaaaaTCTTTGTCAG GCTAGAGATGAAAGTGACGAAGAGTTCAGGAGGCGCTCCTCGTCTGTCCTACACCGGCAGGGACGACCGGCACTTCCTCCCCACTGGCCTCTACATAATCAAGACAGTCAACG ATCCGTGGACGATGGCGTATAGTAAGAACTCCAAACGAAAGTTTTTCTTCAACAAGCTCACAAAAGACTCAACCTATGACCTTCCACCCAATGCTGTGGCCCCATTCCA TGTCTGTCACTTTGAGCGGCTGTTCTGGGCATGGGAggatggggtcaaagttcatgaCTCTCAAACTCGTGTGGACCCTGAGAAGCTATCCAAGGAGGATGTGCTAGCCTTCATACACCAGCACTACCAGCCCTGA
- the cmtr1 gene encoding cap-specific mRNA (nucleoside-2'-O-)-methyltransferase 1 isoform X2: protein MKRRGGQGDPQKRRKKRCEEPNSDEDNKSLRATSQDSSQSDSFSDAEDHRPGFSMPVLSQDAPQTEESQQDSSNKFSIYNSVSQKLMAKMGFREGEGLGKFGQGRKEIVEASTQRGRRGLGLTLQGFQGELNVDWQDEPEPSAVEQVQWFPECSTEIPDADELRDWMTVGKRKLKIEDETEFCSEDLLHSLLRCKTVFDDLEGEEMRRARTRSNAYETIRGAFFLNRAAMKMANIDHVFGYMFTNPRDTQGKPQTREREGELLYFGDVCAGPGGFSEYILWRRRWHAKGFGMTLRGPNDFKLEDFFAAPSELFEPYYGEGGVDGDGDITRPENISAFRNFVLESTERRGLHFLMADGGFSVEGQENIQEILSKQLLLCQFLTALSTLRTGGHFVCKTFDLFTPFSVGLIYLLYLCFDRLSLFKPITSRPANSERYIVCRGLKPGSDAVREYMFAVNLKLNQLRNTEMDVNEVVPLDLIKGDSEFFQHMATSNESHCAVQIKALAKIHAFVLDTNLTEAKQADIRKECLKQWGIPDKARVTPGSSDPKTKFYELMKGSDIESFNSKPTPLSSSTIDKVHHVLDYRCIVGGGEQLFLLGLGKSQIYTWDGKLPLRWKKLENKTELPRDTLLSVEIVQELKGEGKAQRRISAIHVLDALVLNGTDVRDQHFNQRIQMVEKFVRAVSKPSRPDMNPIRVKEVYRLEEMEKIFVRLEMKVTKSSGGAPRLSYTGRDDRHFLPTGLYIIKTVNDPWTMAYSKNSKRKFFFNKLTKDSTYDLPPNAVAPFHVCHFERLFWAWEDGVKVHDSQTRVDPEKLSKEDVLAFIHQHYQP from the exons ATGAAGAGGAGAGGCGGGCAGGGAGACCCTcaaaagaggaggaagaagcgTTGTGAGGAGCCCAACTCTGACGAAGACAACAAATCTCTCCGGGCAACTAGTCAGG ACTCTAGTCAGAGTGACTCCTTCAGCGATGCTGAAGACCACAGACCAGGGTTCTCCATGCCTGTGCTATCCCAGGATGCACCGCAGACAGAAGAGTCACAACAGGATTCATCCAACAAGTTCTCCATCTACAACAGCGTGTCACAGAAATTAATG GCCAAGATGGGCTTCCGGGAGGGGGAGGGTCTGGGGAAGTTTGGCCAGGGGCGGAAGGAAATCGTGGAGGCATCCACCCAGCGTGGGCGCAGGGGTCTGGGCCTCACGCTGCAGGGGTTCCAGGGGGAGCTGAATGTGGACTGGCAGGATGAGCCTGAG cCCAGTGCAGTGGAGCAAGTTCAATGGTTTCCAGAATGCTCCACTGAGATCCCTGACGCAGATGAGCTGAGGGACTGGATGACTGTGGGAAAG AGAAAGTTGAAGATAGAGGATGAGACAGAGTTTTGTTCTGAAGACCTTTTGCACAGCTTGCTGCGGTGCAAG ACTGTCTTTGATGACctagagggggaggagatgcgTCGTGCTCGAACGCGGTCAAATGCTTATGAAACAATCCGCGGGGCCTTCTTCCTCAACAG AGCTGCCATGAAGATGGCCAACATCGACCATGTCTTTGGCTACATGTTCACCAACCCACGAGACACGCAAGGC AAACCACAGACGCGGGAACGAGAAGGGGAGCTGCTGTATTTCGGGGACGTGTGCGCGGGGCCTGGCGGTTTCTCAGAGTACATATTGTGGCGGAGACGCTGGCACGCGAAGGGCTTCGGGATGACGCTGCGCGGCCCGAACGACTTCAAGCTGGAGGACTTCTTCGCCGCACCCAGCGAGCTGTTTGAACCATATTACG gagagggaggtgtggatGGGGACGGTGACATCACTCGTCCAGAGAACATCAGTGCCTTCCGGAACTTTGTCTTGGAGAGCACCGAGCGGCGGGGGCTGCACTTCCTCATGGCGGACGGG GGGTTTTCGGTGGAGGGACAGGAGAACATCCAGGAAATCCTCAGCAAGCAGCTGCTACTGTGTCAGTTCCTGACAGCTCTGTCTACCCTCAGAACAG GTGGTCACTTTGTGTGCAAGACCTTTGACCTGTTCACCCCCTTCAGCGTGGGTCTGATTTACTTGCTCTACCTCTGCTTTGACCGACTCTCCCTCTTTAAGCCCATCACCAGCCGGCCCGCCAACTCTGAGAG GTACATCGTTTGCCGGGGCCTGAAGCCCGGTTCAGACGCGGTCAGGGAGTACATGTTCGCCGTGAATCTGAAGCTGAACCAGCTGAGGAACACGGAGATGGATGTCAATGAAGTGGTCCCGCTGGACCTGATCAAGGGAGACTCGGAATTCTTTCAGCACATGGCCACCTCCAACGAAAG TCACTGTGCAGTTCAGATAAAGGCCCTGGCTAAAATCCACGCCTTCGTCCTGGACAC AAATCTGACAGAGGCAAAGCAGGCTGATATTCGTAAGGAGTGTCTGAAACAGTGGGGG ATCCCTGATAAGGCTAGAGTGACTCCAGGATCTTCAGACCCCAAAACCAAATTCTACGAGCTGATGAAG GGCTCGGATATTGAGTCGTTCAACTCAAAGCCCACCCCCCTGAGCTCCAGCACAATAGACAAGGTTCACCATGTCCTGGACTACCGCTGCATTGTGGGAGGTGGCGAGCAGCTCTTTCTGCTGGGCCTAGGG AAGTCTCAGATCTACACGTGGGACGGCAAGCTGCCTCTTCGCTGGAAGAAGCTGGAGAACAAAACGGAGCTGCCCAGGGACACCCTGCTGAGCGTGGAGATTGTACAAGAGCTGAAGGGCGAG GGCAAGGCTCAGCGCAGGATCAGTGCCATCCACGTCCTGGATGCTCTGGTGCTGAACGGAACAGATGTCCGGGACCAACACTTCAACCAGCG AATCCAGATGGTAGAGAAgtttgtgagagctgtgtccaaACCCAGCCGACCGGACATGAACCCGATCAG aGTAAAGGAAGTGTACAGactggaggagatggagaaaaTCTTTGTCAG GCTAGAGATGAAAGTGACGAAGAGTTCAGGAGGCGCTCCTCGTCTGTCCTACACCGGCAGGGACGACCGGCACTTCCTCCCCACTGGCCTCTACATAATCAAGACAGTCAACG ATCCGTGGACGATGGCGTATAGTAAGAACTCCAAACGAAAGTTTTTCTTCAACAAGCTCACAAAAGACTCAACCTATGACCTTCCACCCAATGCTGTGGCCCCATTCCA TGTCTGTCACTTTGAGCGGCTGTTCTGGGCATGGGAggatggggtcaaagttcatgaCTCTCAAACTCGTGTGGACCCTGAGAAGCTATCCAAGGAGGATGTGCTAGCCTTCATACACCAGCACTACCAGCCCTGA